In one Bacillus sp. PK3_68 genomic region, the following are encoded:
- the rpoE gene encoding DNA-directed RNA polymerase subunit delta — MNLKQLSKEELKEMSFIEIAYALLKESKEPVVFQDMLSQIQQYQELSDAELKSRMIQFYTDLNIDGRFITFGENRWGLRAWYPVDQLEEEATPTVKAKKKKTKKAAKEEPDFDEDELDEVDELEEDLDFEDEDLEDLDEVEELEDLDELDEDDEFEDDLGEEDEYDLDDDEEEDLK; from the coding sequence GTGAATTTGAAGCAACTATCTAAAGAAGAATTGAAGGAAATGTCCTTTATTGAAATTGCTTACGCTCTTTTAAAAGAAAGCAAAGAACCGGTAGTATTTCAGGACATGCTTTCTCAAATTCAGCAATATCAAGAATTGAGCGATGCCGAGTTAAAATCGCGAATGATCCAATTCTATACTGACCTGAATATCGATGGCCGGTTTATTACATTTGGAGAAAATCGCTGGGGTTTGCGTGCTTGGTATCCAGTCGATCAATTAGAAGAGGAAGCTACACCGACTGTAAAAGCGAAAAAGAAGAAAACGAAGAAAGCAGCAAAAGAAGAACCAGACTTCGATGAAGACGAATTGGATGAAGTGGACGAACTTGAAGAAGATCTCGATTTTGAAGATGAGGATCTCGAAGATCTTGATGAAGTAGAAGAGCTTGAAGATCTGGATGAGTTGGATGAAGATGACGAATTCGAAGATGATCTTGGCGAAGAAGATGAGTATGATTTGGACGACGATGAGGAAGAAGATTTAAAATAA